From the Mangifera indica cultivar Alphonso chromosome 10, CATAS_Mindica_2.1, whole genome shotgun sequence genome, one window contains:
- the LOC123228315 gene encoding LOW QUALITY PROTEIN: PRKR-interacting protein 1 (The sequence of the model RefSeq protein was modified relative to this genomic sequence to represent the inferred CDS: inserted 2 bases in 2 codons) — MSTGKPKDGDLQLAAMADKSKPGAASTALVEYAGPVFKEEEEDLEIKLRRIMENVPVRVSNTSGSSAGSGSGDFHQYRQMRRKEQDRLARMDADYQKRKEVAEFIMRXEERLKAAEERTAKKRSKRQKKKQRKKEKKXKLNAGGEEQQKEEDSSDDGDDGDSDKDEEAVKQRKLC, encoded by the exons ATGTCGACGGGAAAACCCAAGGACGGGGACCTACAGCTGGCCGCCATGGCTGATAAGTCAAAACCTGGGGCAGCATCGACGGCGCTTGTGGAGTACGCAGGGCCAGTTTtcaaggaggaagaagaagaccTCGAGATTAAGCTCCGCCGCATCATGGAAAACGTGCCTGTCCGTGTTAGCAACACATCTGGAAGTTCTGCCGGTTCCGGCTCGGGAGACTTCCATCAG TATCGGCAGATGAGACGAAAAGAGCAGGACCGGCTTGCCAGGATGGATGCTGACTAccagaaaaggaaagaagtagcgGAGTTCATAATGA AGGAAGAAAGACTAAAAGCGGCAGAGGAACGAACAGCAAAGAAGCGTTCGAAACGccaaaagaaaaagcaaaggaagaaagagaaaa ggaaacTGAATGCTGGTGGGGAAGAGCAACAGAAAGAAGAAGATTCATcagatgatggtgatgatgggGACTCCGATAAAGACGAGGAAGCAGTAAAACAAAGAAAGCTCTGCTGA
- the LOC123228314 gene encoding reticulon-like protein B11: MEDSHRLSVHRFLGGGLVADTLLWKKPFGGIVLLASATALWLLFELGGYNLLSFISNVLLLLISILFLWGKSASLLNRPLPPIPDLEISDQSVAKAADAMRAWINYALSIAHDVAVGRNLKFFVQVAFVLLVVSFIGNLFNFLTLIYIGVLLSLSVPVLYDKYQDHIDEKLCQTHRVFQTQYRKIEDNLRKRIPLPQQKEKKIQ, translated from the exons ATGGAGGATTCTCATCGGTTATCTGTTCATCGATTTCTCGGCGGTGGCTTag TTGCTGATACACTGTTGTGGAAGAAACCATTTGGAGGGATTGTTTTGCTAGCTTCGGCAACAGCTTTGTGGTTACTCTTTGAACTAGGCGGTTATAATctcttatcttttatttctaaTGTGTTGCTCCTTCTCATCTCAATTCTCTTCCTCTGGGGCAAATCTGCTTCCCTTCTCAATAG GCCTCTGCCTCCCATCCCTGATCTGGAAATTTCAGATCAGTCTGTTGCAAAGGCTGCTGATGCAATGCGAGCTTGGATCAATTATGCATTGTCAATTGCACATGATGTTGCTGTGGGTaggaatttgaaatttttcgTTCAG GTTGCTTTTGTGTTGTTGGTGGTATCTTTCATTGGTAATCTCTTCAACTTTCTCACTCTCATCTATATTG GGGTTCTTCTCAGTTTGTCTGTGCCTGTGCTTTATGACAAGTACCAAGACCACATTGATGAAAAGTTGTGCCAAACACATAGAGTTTTTCAGACACAATACAGGAAAATTGAAGATAACCTCCGTAAAAGGATTCCATTGCCCCAAcagaaggaaaagaagattCAGTAG
- the LOC123226950 gene encoding protein TIC 21, chloroplastic: MQTLLLPPTARSAVSPAVVGLFPSHRRAPSFNIASNVGLCSPNCFSSVKTLQSSYSSSNCGGSVYSVTKLASSPVTPTFTSPIDESEQAKLAQVAKRLENTSRSFKRLGGLGFWGQLVLTVVAAVILSFSIVVTGKITSPATFYATAGGIAAAFISVFWSFGYIRLSEKLRKTASDPSKAPPRADVVKNLKTGIVVNLLGMGATILGMQATVGLLVAKALTSSANPYYQGVPRGYSPVLALDVFLVQASANTVLSHFLGLVSSLELLRSVTLPASETVPVPRVA; this comes from the exons ATGCAAACGCTTTTGTTGCCGCCCACCGCTCGCTCTGCCGTGTCACCGGCGGTGGTTGGGCTGTTTCCCTCACACCGCCGCGCGCCGTCCTTTAATATTGCTAGCAATGTTGGTTTGTGCTCGCCAAATTGTTTCTCCTCTGTCAAAACCCTTCAgtcttcttattcttcttctaaTTGTGGAGGATCAGTATACTCAGTCACTAAACTCGCTTCGTCTCCGGTCACACCTACTTTCACTTCACCAATCGACGAGTCGGAACAGGCAAAACTTGCTCAG GTTGCAAAGAGATTAGAGAACACATCGAGGTCTTTCAAGCGGTTGGgtggtttagggttttgggggCAGCTAGTGTTGACTGTGGTGGCTGCAGTGATTCTGTCATTTTCTATTGTTGTTACCGGGAAGATCACATCGCCTGCGACCTTCTATGCCACTGCTGGTGGAATTGCAGCTGCATTTATTTCAGTGTTTTGGTCATTTGGGTATATTCGACTTTCTGAGAAGCTTCGAAAAACTGCAAGTGACCCTTCTAAG GCTCCTCCTCGTGCTGATGTggtgaaaaatttgaaaactggcATAGTAGTGAATCTTCTGGGAATGGGTGCTACTATTCTTGGAATGCAAGCCACTGTGGGACTGTTGGTTGCGAAGGCTCTTACTTCCTCAGCTAATCCATATTACCAGGGAGTCCCTCGTGGCTACAGTCCTGTACTGGCATTGGATGTATTCCTTGTGCAG GCATCGGCAAACACTGTCCTTTCTCATTTTTTGGGGCTTGTTTCCTCATTGGAGTTGTTGCGGTCAGTGACATTACCAGCTTCAGAAACCGTGCCAGTTCCCAGGGTCGCATAA
- the LOC123227623 gene encoding receptor protein kinase-like protein At4g34220, whose product MGFSAGYVPFFASICVLVLVYPSLALNRDGILLLSFKYSVLSDPLSVLESWNYDDQTPCSWNGVTCSEIGNPGTAEIFRVTGLVLPNSQLLGSVSEDLGFIEHLRHLDLSNNFFNGSLPVSIFNATELQVLSLSNNVISGELPETISEMKSLQLLNLSDNALAGKVPQNLTALQNLSVVSLRSNYFSGSLPGGFSSVEVLDLSSNLFNGSLPLDFGGDSLLYLNLSFNKISGSISPEFAKQIPKNSSIDLSFNNLTGAIPQSPSLLNQRPESFAGNVQLCGKPLKNLCSIPSSLSTPPNVSSASPAIAVIPRPLDSVPVTNSQNTPPNAASSSQASQSGLKPGTIAAIAVADLAGISLLALVILYVYQIKKRKGLVSSTTTTTANSTNPENKKQPQETTILAKTEKPATWSCLTIQGEETSEATTSSDSDQDNYHNEDTTVNRREARGGMLVTVDGESKLELETLFKASAYILGTSGSSIMYKAVLGDGTAFAVRRIGDSGVERLKDFESQVKAIAKLKHPNLVKVRGFYWGDEEKLVIYDYVSNGNLATAGYRRAGSSPYHLSLETRLKIAKGLAKGLAYIHEKKFVHGNIKPTSILLNSNMEPLISDLGLDRLLSLSRTSSKSSNSSLIFGSQRSTMTSAYDHHLTSSSPYTPAGPSGSSTTSPYQAPESLRNLKPNPKWDVFSFGVVLLELFTGRVLTEPELGQCSSVGSISEERNRMLQLADVTIRADLARREEAVLACLKLGFNCASFAPQKRPSMKEALQILEKIPSSS is encoded by the exons ATGGGTTTCAGTGCTGGATATGTCCCTTTTTTTGCCTCCATTTGTGTTCTTGTTCTGGTTTATCCTTCTCTTGCTCTCAACAGAGATGGGATTCTTCTGCTTTCTTTCAAATACTCAGTCCTCAGTGACCCATTATCCGTCTTGGAAAGCTGGAACTACGACGATCAAACGCCATGTTCATGGAATGGAGTGACATGCAGTGAAATCGGCAACCCGGGTACGGCGGAGATATTCAGAGTCACCGGTTTGGTCCTCCCTAACAGTCAGCTTTTGGGTTCAGTTTCTGAAGACTTGGGCTTTATTGAACACCTCCGCCATCTCGATCTTTCCAACAACTTCTTTAATGGGTCTTTGCCTGTTTCAATCTTTAACGCTACTGAACTACAGGTTTTATCTCTCTCTAACAATGTGATTTCCGGTGAGCTGCCGGAGACAATCAGTGAAATGAAAAGTTTACAGTTGTTGAATCTCTCTGATAACGCCTTGGCTGGGAAAGTACCTCAAAATTTGACGGCTTTACAGAATCTGAGCGTTGTTTCTTTGAGAAGTAATTATTTTTCCGGCAGTTTGCCAGGTGGGTTCAGTTCAGTTGAAGTGTTAGATCTGTCGTCAAATCTATTTAATGGCTCTCTTCCTTTAGATTTTGGTGGTGACAGTTTGCTTTACTTAAACCTTTCTTTCAACAAGATTTCTGGTTCAATATCCCCAGAATTTGCAAAGCAAATTCCAAAAAACTCCTCCATTGATTTGTCCTTCAACAACCTAACCGGAGCCATTCCACAGTCTCCCTCTTTGCTCAATCAGAGACCAGAATCCTTTGCCGGAAATGTTCAACTTTGTGGGAAGCCATTGAAGAACCTTTGTTCAATTCCTTCAAGTCTTTCCACACCACCGAATGTTTCAAGTGCTTCACCGGCGATTGCCGTCATTCCACGGCCACTAGACTCAGTTCCAGTGACAAACTCTCAAAATACGCCACCAAATGCGGCCTCCAGCAGCCAAGCTTCTCAAAGTGGCCTAAAACCAGGCACAATAGCGGCAATAGCCGTGGCGGACTTGGCGGGTATATCATTACTTGCTCTTGTAATTCTTTACGTTTACCAAATCAAGAAGCGAAAAGGGCTCGTGAGCTCAACAACAACGACAACAGCAAATTCAACCAACCCAGAAAACAAAAAGCAACCACAGGAGACAACAATACTTGCAAAAACAGAAAAACCAGCAACATGGTCGTGTTTAACCATACAAGGCGAAGAGACATCAGAAGCCACAACGAGCTCGGACAGTGACCAAGATAATTACCACAATGAGGACACCACAGTTAACAGGCGAGAGGCCAGAGGGGGCATGCTAGTGACAGTTGATGGGGAGAGTAAGTTGGAGCTGGAGACATTGTTCAAGGCATCGGCGTATATTTTGGGTACAAGCGGTTCAAGCATAATGTACAAAGCGGTGCTGGGAGATGGTACTGCATTTGCGGTTAGGAGGATTGGAGATAGCGGCGTCGAGAGATTGAAAGATTTTGAAAGCCAAGTGAAGGCCATTGCAAAGCTGAAGCACCCGAATTTGGTTAAGGTTCGTGGGTTTTACTGGGGAGATGAAGAGAAGCTTGTTATCTATGACTATGTCTCCAACGGCAACCTCGCTACTGCTGGTTACA GAAGAGCAGGATCATCACCCTACCATCTTTCTCTAGAAACCAGGCTGAAGATCGCAAAAGGACTGGCCAAGGGACTTGCCTACATTCACGAGAAGAAGTTCGTGCATGGCAACATTAAGCCAACGAGCATTCTCTTAAACTCAAATATGGAGCCTCTGATAAGCGATTTAGGCCTCGATCGCCTCCTTTCTCTGAGTAGAACAAGTTCCAAATCCAGCAATTCATCGCTCATTTTTGGCAGTCAAAGATCGACAATGACTTCTGCATATGATCACCACCTCACGTCTTCCAGCCCTTACACACCTGCAGGCCCCTCTGGGAGTTCCACCACCTCACCATATCAGGCGCCCGAGTCACTGAGGAATCTCAAGCCGAACCCTAAATGGGATGTGTTTTCATTCGGTGTTGTTTTGCTCGAGCTTTTCACTGGGAGAGTGTTGACGGAGCCAGAGTTGGGACAATGTAGCAGTGTTGGGTCGATTTCGGAGGAGAGGAATAGGATGTTGCAGCTGGCTGACGTGACGATAAGGGCTGATCTGGCAAGAAGAGAAGAAGCCGTGCTGGCATGTCTAAAGCTAGGGTTTAATTGTGCTTCTTTTGCACCACAGAAGAGACCTTCAATGAAAGAGGCATTGCAAATCCTGGAGAAGATTCCAAGTAGCTCTTGA